The Radiobacillus deserti genomic interval TCTAAAGATGCCCTAAAGATAATCATATAAAGGATAAATTTCTTATTTCCCATTCTATCTTGCTTAACTTTTAACATTATTTATTCACACTTTCATTCTAATAAGTCAATAAACTGTTTACAGACTTCTTTAATATTATATTTAGATATATCAATATTAGTTTTTCCGACATAATCCCCTTGTATAAAAGCTTTAATTTTTTCTTCTGGAATATCATCGTGTTTAAAAGATATGATTGGTCTACGGGCTAAAGTATAGTCAATAAGTTTTGATGGTATTTGACTTGTGGTTATATTTTCAATATTAATAAGGAAATCCATACCGCTTAATCTAGTAATACACTCAGTTCTAGGGATGAGATCATGTATTTGCAATCTATCACCCATTACTTTTTTATATTTTAATAAAATTTCATTATAAATAGGACCATGCGTGACAGTATATAAAACAAAAATAAAATCAACATTTAACTTTGATAAAAATTCCAGTAGGGGCCCCGGATTCCTAATTTCTTTATAAAAAATACCCGCATATCCAAAAGTAACCACTTTATTTTTTTTATAATCTAATAGTGTAACTTCATTAAAGTTAAAACCTTGGGGTATTACTCTAATTTTATCCTCATTTGTATATTTTTTAAAATAATTAACTGCCCTTGACGTAGGAATTATATTATAGTCAAATTGAGAACAAATAAACTTCTGTATTTTTTTAAAATACGGTGCTAGTTTAACATCTTTGACTCCATAGAATGGATCACTCCAATCAGCTATATAAATCTTATCTCCTTTACGATGTCTTTTTATCTTAAGAGCAGTAACTAAGTGGATGTAAAATGGTAGACCTATAGATATTATTGCATCGTAACTAGTAGTATCAATTCCCTTATAAATAAATCTACCACAAGTAAGTAAAAATCTTTCCCCAATGAAATAATTAATAATATTCTTTATTAGATAAAACAATTTATTGTTGGAAAAGGATCTTGCTCTTTTATTACTTACACCCCTTGACTTTAACATTTCCTCATCATACTCATTATTGCTTATTAATTGTTTGTAATCTCCAACCAATAAGTCCACGCTATAACCTTTCTGCTTTAGCTCATTTACCAATGCTCTGGCTCTAAAGGCCCTAGGAACATTTCTAGGATAATACCAATGAGTTATAATCAATACCTTTTTCATGTAAACTTTTCTCCTAACCATAGCAAATAGGTAAAATTCTTGATATCAACTTAAACTTATATACGCCTTCTCTAACTTTTCTGCTTCTATTCTTATATCAAATCCAGCATCTCTAATTTTCTCAATCTCATCTACTCTTTTAGCACTTTTTGTTTCTTCGATTATTTTTTCTGCCCATTCTTTTGCACTTAAATTTAAACTTAGAAATTTTAACCTATCAGTAACTTTTGCTTCAACTGGGACAATATCCGAAGTAAAACAATCCAATCCAGCAGCCTGAGCTTCGACTAAAACAATTCCTAAACCCTCAAAGAATGAGGGTAAAACAAATACATCAATAGCTTGTAAAATATCCGAAACATCATTCCTTTGACCTAAGAATAAAACTTTTTCAGGAATCCCTAGTCGTTCAACCTTTTCCCTAATCTTTCCCTCTAGTGGGCCAATTCCGACCAGTACTAATAAACTATTAGTTTTCTGTTTTTGTATTTCAAAGAATATATCTATTAAAAAATCGTGATTTTTTTGTGCATTAAATCGTCCAATGTGTCCAACAACAAACTTTTTATTTATATCCAGTTCGTTTCGCATCTCCATTCTAGTATTTTTATCAAAAGTAAACTTATCACAATCAATTGCATTATTTATTATTTTCACTTCATTATCACGTTTAGAAGTCTTACCAAAATAAAATTCACCTGCAGCTTTTGAGCATGCAAAGTATTCACTGACAGTATTCTTAAGTGGAAGACATAAAATTCTATTACGTAGGGAACTAATTTTTTTATCTGAGTATTTAGTTGTATGTGCGTGAGCAATTAGATGATTAATATTGTACTTACGTAAAAAGGGATAGATAAGCATATTCAGGTAAACTTCGTGGAGATGTATAATATTATATTTACCAGAATTTTCTTTGAAAATAGCCGTAAAATCATACCAAAACTTTTTACTAATATTAGGTTTTGGTATCAAATATACATTTCCTCCTAGCTCCTTTATTTCATCAATAAATGAATTATTATCATTTTGCCAATACAAGAAATCAAACTGGATTTTACCTCTATTAATATTTCTAAAATAACTCATAATAAAGCTCATTACTCCACTACTCTTACTAAGTGTTGACACAATGTGCAAAACTCTAATCATTAGTGAAATCTCCTCAGATTAATTTTTCCTAGTATAATGTATTAAACTTCTAACCATTTTTTATATAATGATATTTCTTTAACCCTTTAAATATATACCAAGTTATATAATACATAGACATTATTGTATTAATTCCCACATATCGATAAGTTTTATATGCCATTATTAGAGATTTTATTTTATTTCCTGACTTTGAATTCTTTAGGATCCTATATGTTAATAAAGGTTCATTTAACCCATAAGCATATTGTTCCATTTTTAGAATTCGAATCCATGCACCATAATCCTCGTGTGTTTCATCATTTTCCATCTTACATTGTTTAATATAATCTCTTTTTATCAATACCGATGAGCATGAGATAACATTCTGTTTTAATAAACTTTTATAGTTAACCCTCCTTGGTACTTCAAATACGCCTGAATATTTTCTGTTGTTTTCATCAATATACGCTGATCCTGTAAACAAGAAGCTAGCACCTGTTTTATCTGCATAGGCTAGTTGCTTCTCTAATTTTAAACTATCCCATAAATCATCACTATCCAAAAACGCAATCCATTCACCTTTTGCCAATTCTATTCCTCTATTTCTTGTTGCTGATACACCCTGATTTCTTTCATTATTATAAAAATACACTCGGTCATCTACTTGTGAGTATTCTTCAATGATACTTATTGTCCCATCCATCGATCCATCATCAATTATAATAAGTTCCCAGTTTGTATATGTCTGCTTTAGAACTGATTGAATAGAGTCTCTAATATATGTCTCACAATTATATGCTGGCATTATTATACTTACTAAAACCATATCAATCACTTATCTCCTCTGTTAACACAATTGAGGTTTTAAAATCGGCAACACAATATTTAGTTTTAAATTCTGACATTCGCTTTTCATACACTAAGTCACCAAAAACCTTCTTAACAAGTCTAACCCTAACTATTTTCAAGAAAAAATTAAACAACCTTGTCATTCGTATATTCGATGCATGTAATTCAGCTATCAGTCTTACCATTTCTTTTGTACACACATACTCTGCATTTTGGGGGAAAAATACCCCAGCACTATTATGGTCAATTATCAACCTAGAAAACTCACATAGATTTTCGATATAAATCATACTACGCTT includes:
- a CDS encoding glycosyltransferase family protein, producing the protein MKKVLIITHWYYPRNVPRAFRARALVNELKQKGYSVDLLVGDYKQLISNNEYDEEMLKSRGVSNKRARSFSNNKLFYLIKNIINYFIGERFLLTCGRFIYKGIDTTSYDAIISIGLPFYIHLVTALKIKRHRKGDKIYIADWSDPFYGVKDVKLAPYFKKIQKFICSQFDYNIIPTSRAVNYFKKYTNEDKIRVIPQGFNFNEVTLLDYKKNKVVTFGYAGIFYKEIRNPGPLLEFLSKLNVDFIFVLYTVTHGPIYNEILLKYKKVMGDRLQIHDLIPRTECITRLSGMDFLINIENITTSQIPSKLIDYTLARRPIISFKHDDIPEEKIKAFIQGDYVGKTNIDISKYNIKEVCKQFIDLLE
- a CDS encoding glycosyltransferase family 2 protein; translation: MVLVSIIMPAYNCETYIRDSIQSVLKQTYTNWELIIIDDGSMDGTISIIEEYSQVDDRVYFYNNERNQGVSATRNRGIELAKGEWIAFLDSDDLWDSLKLEKQLAYADKTGASFLFTGSAYIDENNRKYSGVFEVPRRVNYKSLLKQNVISCSSVLIKRDYIKQCKMENDETHEDYGAWIRILKMEQYAYGLNEPLLTYRILKNSKSGNKIKSLIMAYKTYRYVGINTIMSMYYITWYIFKGLKKYHYIKNG
- a CDS encoding glycosyltransferase family 1 protein, which produces MIRVLHIVSTLSKSSGVMSFIMSYFRNINRGKIQFDFLYWQNDNNSFIDEIKELGGNVYLIPKPNISKKFWYDFTAIFKENSGKYNIIHLHEVYLNMLIYPFLRKYNINHLIAHAHTTKYSDKKISSLRNRILCLPLKNTVSEYFACSKAAGEFYFGKTSKRDNEVKIINNAIDCDKFTFDKNTRMEMRNELDINKKFVVGHIGRFNAQKNHDFLIDIFFEIQKQKTNSLLVLVGIGPLEGKIREKVERLGIPEKVLFLGQRNDVSDILQAIDVFVLPSFFEGLGIVLVEAQAAGLDCFTSDIVPVEAKVTDRLKFLSLNLSAKEWAEKIIEETKSAKRVDEIEKIRDAGFDIRIEAEKLEKAYISLS